The window AAAGTTTTTAATTCTTCATATATCgcagttttccttttttttatttcttccatTCCCCCTATAAAAAAAGGCAAGCATGCATACTCTCCTCCTACCAACTCCAAGGAAAAGAAAAGTTGCTTTGTTCACCAACTCGAAGGTTACTATTGATAGCTCTCGGGCGCAGCATTCCCATCGGCCTTCACCCCAGCTTTCCGACTCTCCCTCGGCTACTGCTCACCGGCTCCGCCATATATGGCAACGAGCTCGCTCTCGCTCTTGCTCATCTCCTCCTGCATCATCTCGGTCCTGCTGCAGGCTGCTTCGGCTTCCAAGACCAGACATTTCAAATGGGAGGTGGGGTATATCTACGCATCGCCGGACTGCAACGAGAAAATTCTGATAGGGATCAACGGCCAGTTCCCCGGCCCCACCATCCGCGCCAAGGCCGGCGATACGATCCATGTGGAGCTCAAGAACACGCTTCACACCGAGGGAGTCGTCATCCACTGGCACGGCATCAGACAGGTATTCAAAGGCTTCTGCGCGAGAACTAAAACCAGAAATCCGGTTGGTGCCGATGTGCATGCTTGGTTCTATCTGTCTTATCTTTGCGTGTTCGGCAGTTCGGAACGCCGTGGGCCGATGGAACCGCTTCCATCTCACAGTGCGCCATCGATCCCGAAGAAACTTTCGTTTACCGATTTAGAGTTGAAAAGGTAACTCGAAGCTCGAAGATCCATCTCGTTTTGCCTTCATCCATAGATCAAATCTTGAAGTATCTATCGAGAGTTAACTGTGACGATGATATGTAGGCCGGGACGTACTTCTATCACGGGCACTATGGGATGCAGAGGGCGGCGGGGCTGTATGGGTCTCTGATAGTGGATGCGGCCGATGGGGAGGCGGAGCCGTTCCGCTATGACGGCGAGTTCAATCTGCTGCTGAGCGATTGGTACCACCAGAGCATATATGATCAGACGGTGGGACTCTCTTCCAAACCCTTCCGATGGATCGGCGAACCGCAGGTAAATAATGCCTTCGCTACCGACAAAAGAAATCCTCCACCCGTGATTCAGGTCTTAGGAATAGAGACGACCAAAAGCAAGATCAAAAGATTGTGGGGCCCCACAAACAGCAAGCAGTGCGCTACCGTGATTCGCCTATTAACCAGAAAAGGTTGTGGGGCCCCACCTGTCCTGGTTTTGGTTGTCTCCTCCAACGTAGCGACTCACATCACCTCTTCTTCGACAGGAGGAACCTATAGCCCTATCGCACCCATCCATCCAAAAGCTCACAAACACCGCCAGCCTCTTCGGTACTCGATATTACCCTCTCGTCTACCGCAACACATCAAATTGAGAGCCTGTGACGCATAGGACAAAAGCTGTCGCATAAAATAGACGTTTTCTTATTATGTGAAAAGAAAATATTAACAGTGTACAGCTCCCTACTCATTTGGCTTGCTGTTTGGATGCAGACTCTGCTGATCAATGGGAGGGGGCAATACAACTGTTCTTTGGCCGCACATCTGATCGAGGGATCCAACACATGCGAGACGACAAGCAAAGATTGTGCGCCGGTCGTGCTCCGAGTGCTTCCAAACAAGACATACAGATTGAGGATCGCAAGCACCACCTCGCTGTCTTCTCTCAACCTGGCCATCGGAGTAAGTAAACCATCGCTTACGGTACACTGCTACGCTTCATGGTGTAGTAGTGTTCGGTGTACTTGGGGGTAAACCATAGCTGAAATTTTCTTGTATGCAGAATCACaagatggtggtggtggaggcaGATGGGAACCATGTGGAACCGTTCATGGTGGATGACATAGACATATACTCAGGCGAAAGCTATTCGGTGCTCCTCACCACCGACCAGAATCCATCATCGAACTACTGGCTTTCGATCGGCGTCAGGGGAAGGAAACCCAAAACCAGCCCTGCATTAGCCATCGTGAACTACAGCCCAAATTCCCCATCAAAGTTACCGGAATCCAGTCCTCCGATCGCTCCTGAATGGAACGACTATAACCACAGCAAATCGTTCTCCTACAGAATCCTGGCCCGCCGAGGCGCACCGAAGCCCCCACAGAGCGCCGACAGGCGGATCGTCCTGCTCAACACGCAAAACAAAATCGACGGGTACACAAAGTGGTCGATCAACAACATCTCTTTGGCTCTCCCTCCCACCCCTTATTTGGGGTCCATGAGATACCGTCTGAAGAATGCATTTGATGCTGGGACGCCACCCGAGAATTTTCCCTCGAGTTACGATGTGATGAGGCCTCCTACAAATCCAAACTCCACGCAAAGTAGCAATGCGTATGTGATCCGGTTTAACAGCACGGTGGATGTAATCCTCCAGAATGCAAATGCCCTCGCGGTTAACGTCAGCGAAATACATCCGTGGCATCTGCACGGGCATGACTTCTGGGTGGTAGGATATGGGGATGGAAGGTTCGATGAGAAGGACGTTGCCAGGTTCAACCTGAAGAATCCGCCGCTCAGGAACACCGTGGTGATCTTTCCTTATGGTTGGACGGCGATAAGGTTCGTGGCAGACAATCCTGGAGTCTGGGCATTTCATTGCCACATAGAACCGCACTTGCATATGGGCATGGGTGTGATCTTTGCCGAAGGCGTTGAGCATGTAGGAAAGATACCAAAAGAAGCTCTGGTTTGTGGGATGACCGGGAAGATGCTGATGCACAACCACCTCCCGTGATGGATCTCCCCTTGACGATCATATGTTTTCCGTCGATCATTTGACTCGTGTTATGTCTTCTAAGAATGCGAATTTTGAGAAGAGAGATCGAACCGAGTGCCTTATTTTATCTGAGACAACTGTTGTCGTTGCGTGTGGAATCTGGGACACCGACTGAGGTGATGCAAAAGAAAGGTAAAGCTTCTCAAAATAATACATAGCAAGGGACTGTACCTTCGAGATGTTGATCTGCCAGAAATGACGAGAGACCATAAAATGAGATGCAGCAATGTATGGATGGATGGAACAACGTAGTAGGCCAATCAAAGAACTGTACCTTACTCTTTCTTCATTATTATCCCCTTTTTTGGGCATCAACATGTCCATTATTATCATGCCATGATGTATTACGACAAGGCTTTTCTTCGAAATGATCAACGCTGTGATGGTCAATCAAAGCAGTATGTAATTCCAAATAATGAAAAATCACAATCACTACTGGTGAATGACGGCTGAAATTAACAGATAAATTAGTGCAACTGAATCGAGCTATCATGATAGTCTAAAGAAGCTAAAATTTACTAAATGCTATTAAGACAATTAATGCAGAGTTTATATTTCGCCTAATAAATGTGGATATAGAAACATCATCTAAAGGAACTAGTATGGTAACTTTCAGATTAAAGTTCATGTGCCGCTTGATGCTGAGATGTTTATTTTGTTTGTAATAAACTATATTTAGCATCCtaatttttatactttaaaaatttatattgttcTATATCTAGGTTCATTTACTCTAACAAAAACTTTAATATTTCAATTAGTGGTGACGGATGATGGTGTCGTTAGAGGCCTGGTGACTATTGGATGAGAAGAACAATGATGAGAGGTGAGGGTCACTTGTCGATATCGACACAATTATCGAACGACAAAAGAACCGCTCGACATTTAGAATCCAAATGATTTGCTCCTTATATTCACATTTTAATTCTCTTGGCGACAAAAGAAGCTAAACCATTACAGAAGAATATTATGAACTTATTCCAAATGCAAGAAGTCATTGCAGAGAGACACAAATGTATCTTAATCTTCTGCACCGTAGGCTCATCGCTTGTTTCAAGCTCTTCAGATATCCTACAACCGAAATCTCTCTGCTCCTGTCAAGAACCCTGGAAGATTTCAAGTCGTAGTAAGCATGTCCAAATAGCTTCATAGACTACCAAAGAACAATCCAAGAAAGCCAAAAGCCTATGTGAAAATCTAACATAGGTTAACACTACCATTAAACCACAACGGAATCGTTTAATACTATGATTAGGTGagaaaacagaaaaagaaagcaaACAAGATATTCACTAAGCAAAATGGGGCATGATACATACATCAACCTATTCGAGATGGGTAAACAGATTGACTACTCTTATCAGCTTTAGGATTACCAAGCACAATCACAAAATAAAATTGCTGATGTTAACATGACTAGGAACATTCTTACTCACAATGTTGACTAGGAACATTCCTGGTTCCACGAAAGTCTGGATAACACTAAAAAAAGATAAGAGATGCATTCCTTACCACAAAATGCAAGAATGTGTATGATGACAGATACAGTACAAGAAAACCTGAGCTGATATCACAATAAAGTACATGACGACAAGGATAATCAAATAACAACAAACAAATCTGAATTGGTCCTCCTGACTATTTGCAAAAATATCCTTGATCATAGGATGATTGCCTCAACAGTGTTTAATCCATTAAATAAAGTTACAATCTGGAGgaaaatgacaatacaagaaaaaaaaaaaaagagttcaaaTACAACAGAAACTGGAACAGAAGACACGAGTCCTACCATGTAATATTTGCCTCGAGTATATATGACCTGAAAGTGTTGCAGGAAAGCTCTTCATGTTAAGCCCCATTTATCCTTCACTGTACCTCAGCACTTTCCAACTTCTGAATGCATACTGATTAAAGCTCTTGTTCACCACACCCCGACCAAAGTTATTATTTGCCACATCCTGATCAGTCTATTTTCACAGAAGAATATATCTTGCGGACAAACCAGAAACAAGCATAGAATCCGATTGTGCCAGTCAACACGAAAAATGCATAAGATACAATTAACATATAACCAAAGTAAAGAATTCCTGAAACCACTTTGGTTATCTCCAGCTTCGTGAAGAAATAAAATGTGGAATATGCAAAGAGGTAGAGAGCAGAAGAACCTGCAGTCAGATATGCTCTCCACCACCAGTGATAGTCTTCACTGCATAGCTGGAAGTAGCAAAGCACAATTGTAATTTCAGCGCAGGTTATGATGagaatgatgaagactatgaagagGAAACCGAAGATGTAATAGAATTGGTTCAGCCATATTGACGTCAGGATGAAGAAGAGTTCAATAAAAACAGCACCAAATGGTAGTATCCCACCAATTAGTACAGAAAATGCAGGCTGCATATACCAAGCCTGCTCAGGTATCTGCCTGGGAATCTTGTTGGTCTTGACTGGATCCTCAAGAGCTGGCCTTTTGTAGCCAATATAGCTACCAACAAAAACCAGGGGCACAGATATGCCAAACCATAGTAACACCAAAGCGAACATGGTGCCAAATGGAATCGCACCAGATGATTTCTCCTCCCAGATAAGAGCATTCAGGACAAAGAAAATGGCAAACACAATACCAGGAAAGATAAAGGCAGTTTTCAAGGTGATCCTCTTCCATTCAGAGCCTTTGAACATTTTATAGAGACGGGCTGAAGAATATCCAGCAAATAGGCCCATGAAAACCCACAGGAGAACCATTGCGCTCATCAGACCCCCACGGTTGGAGGGGGAGAGAAAACCTAATAATGCAAATATCATCGTGACCAAGGTCATCCCAAAGAACTGAACACCAGTTCCTACGTAAACACAAAGAAGCCCGGAGTTGATTGGAGGTCTAAAGACATCACCATGGACTAACTTCCATCCTGTTTCTTCCTGTGCTTCCTCCTGAGtctcaagttgattataattagcTATATCTCTGTAGAGGGTCCTCAACATAATCATGGCTACCATGCCAGACAGAAACAGAACTATCATCAAAGAGTTGATGATAGAAAACCAGTGAATTTGATCATCATTCATGAGAAGGTAAGTGTCCCATCGTGATGCCCATTTGATTTCGCTGGGCTGCAGTAAACAAATTCAGATGTAAGAAGCACATACCAAAATAATGTGAGTTCAAGAAAGAAAGTACACACCTGGAAGGTAACGTCATATGAGAAGACAACATATGTGTCAGCAGCTACTTCTTGGGGAGTATTGCTACCAGGGGTTATTTTAATGTCTGCACTGCACGTAGTAACTTTAGGGTTCTTCTCATCCCAGTCACCGTACTCATGTTTCACGCTGTTTGCAAAAGTGAGAGAAGTGTAAATAAGTTACAGTCTGAATACAGCATGCAAGCAACAATAATCAGCTTGAGAGAGCCAATTTGGTAGTTTCTTATTCAAAGGATAATGGATATTGAAAGCATCGCTATGGCCTAGGCTAAACATTCTTAAACATTTAAACTTTTGATATTCAAGCTTTCAAAATACTGTTCTCGAGTGCTTGAAATTAGTTAAAGAGATATAGATATGATAAAAGACTGTGACAAAGATTCAGTTAGACTAGAAAATGTACATATAACACATAAAGATGCTGGTAAGAGCAACAAGATAGAAAACCTATTTTGAAACAATAATTAgcctaatataaatatattattcttCTGTCATTACAATATCCTCATCATCCAAGACCACATGGAAAAAATTACAGAAGTAATAACTAACTAACAGTGGACAAAGGACCATCGTGTACAAAAATATACATTGATTGTTTTGTATGGCACTATGTGAAGGATATCAATCATGAATATCCATTGTGCTATTCCATCCATATGTAATTAGCAATTTCAatatgtgaaatgcaacttttatggTTGTCTAAAAACTTCATCCCCATTTGAGATCTAATAATTTTTCTGTTAGATTTGATCAAGAAACAACACATGCACTAAGTAGGTGGTCAAAATCATCAACTTGGCATACTGCAAAGACAATGCTAATGGCATCTAACAGAGTGATCAATCCAATTTCTAAACACATAATTTTCCATAACTTGATTAATCAAGCTACTGTTTTTTTATTATGAGATTTTTCCACTGCACTTTGCTAATGGCATTGAAACAAAAAAAACCTCTGCCTGTTATACCTACTACAACTACTTGGATCAATATTAA of the Musa acuminata AAA Group cultivar baxijiao chromosome BXJ2-10, Cavendish_Baxijiao_AAA, whole genome shotgun sequence genome contains:
- the LOC103969433 gene encoding transmembrane 9 superfamily member 7, coding for MAKADVGLAAVLLLSCLLLLPFARGFYLPGVAPRDFHKDDELQVKVNKLSSTKTQLPYDYYFLDYCKPSKIMNNAENLGEVLRGDRIENSVYVFKMRRDESCKVVCRTKLSSEASKNFKEKIDDEYHVNMILDNLPVAVPRQRRDGSQALSYEHGFRVGYKSKDDKYYISNHLSFKVMYHKDPESEDARIVGFEVIPSSVKHEYGDWDEKNPKVTTCSADIKITPGSNTPQEVAADTYVVFSYDVTFQPSEIKWASRWDTYLLMNDDQIHWFSIINSLMIVLFLSGMVAMIMLRTLYRDIANYNQLETQEEAQEETGWKLVHGDVFRPPINSGLLCVYVGTGVQFFGMTLVTMIFALLGFLSPSNRGGLMSAMVLLWVFMGLFAGYSSARLYKMFKGSEWKRITLKTAFIFPGIVFAIFFVLNALIWEEKSSGAIPFGTMFALVLLWFGISVPLVFVGSYIGYKRPALEDPVKTNKIPRQIPEQAWYMQPAFSVLIGGILPFGAVFIELFFILTSIWLNQFYYIFGFLFIVFIILIITCAEITIVLCYFQLCSEDYHWWWRAYLTAGSSALYLFAYSTFYFFTKLEITKVVSGILYFGYMLIVSYAFFVLTGTIGFYACFWFVRKIYSSVKID
- the LOC135625421 gene encoding L-ascorbate oxidase-like, which codes for MATSSLSLLLISSCIISVLLQAASASKTRHFKWEVGYIYASPDCNEKILIGINGQFPGPTIRAKAGDTIHVELKNTLHTEGVVIHWHGIRQFGTPWADGTASISQCAIDPEETFVYRFRVEKAGTYFYHGHYGMQRAAGLYGSLIVDAADGEAEPFRYDGEFNLLLSDWYHQSIYDQTVGLSSKPFRWIGEPQTLLINGRGQYNCSLAAHLIEGSNTCETTSKDCAPVVLRVLPNKTYRLRIASTTSLSSLNLAIGNHKMVVVEADGNHVEPFMVDDIDIYSGESYSVLLTTDQNPSSNYWLSIGVRGRKPKTSPALAIVNYSPNSPSKLPESSPPIAPEWNDYNHSKSFSYRILARRGAPKPPQSADRRIVLLNTQNKIDGYTKWSINNISLALPPTPYLGSMRYRLKNAFDAGTPPENFPSSYDVMRPPTNPNSTQSSNAYVIRFNSTVDVILQNANALAVNVSEIHPWHLHGHDFWVVGYGDGRFDEKDVARFNLKNPPLRNTVVIFPYGWTAIRFVADNPGVWAFHCHIEPHLHMGMGVIFAEGVEHVGKIPKEALVCGMTGKMLMHNHLP